A single region of the Cryptococcus decagattii chromosome 4, complete sequence genome encodes:
- a CDS encoding exocyst complex component EXO84 codes for MASLRRPSTAIPRGPVTVQFDRGTRPPLPSDNKQNRMSKVGEKIKKRLSMRYGGNESFSVAPPLPGAPDFLMADPYEGLDIATPGDDLAASPFGRYGSSDLKESSIQPFQPLDTQEQLADESIRRRGAADATIEEEWNLEDLSNEKMNIQAYTKKVLTGADEEEKRRFVAALMREKQSNKKELQRTVFKHYAEFVAISKEISTLENDMLELKELLGQWKDLPQLMGMEDTLAPTLDRNGNMERRRTQRNSVFDLQNLYRNQLTQLWSIVEGSQKYLPVVPGRHLVFELHNVVELNPATYKLKQNVSIFLLNDVLLIAGKRRNKGSSSPGVGSEKDRDRGRMVAERCWNLIELGIVDVRDGGELVNIVKVHRGKEHCVYKTQKSDDKRALINAFRQLSREVNEKKRKDSEKEQERRKTMWSGDNGNGANTPGHPLSTIGLSMADSKDLRWIDEYADELTMAIAIRDWEGSVKLVEKGQALSKSIESDPATHSLLVSRLEHIKCDGDVSIYINELAVVIFTIIRHTSDWYMNAFKENKMASGFVTWAKQQIETFADLFNRQVDAPNISQSTVDESLHVTATQNRKLLRDVGLDFTFLLSSLLRPSSSPSDHHHSVFTSLSPLPGNNSEAATYFGSFPVTKESGTAPGQSSSMRRERSGSSTKNSVVSLNAHSRPRLPSAGASSSGGESGRATLNIGETREPSLSLPPRSEKRGRAPPRSSMERYL; via the exons ATGGCCTCTTTGCGTCGACCATCGACAGCCATCCCTCGTGGACCGGTCACAGTTCAGTTTGACCGCGGAACTCGTCCACCCCTTCCTAGTGATAACAAACAGAATCGCATGTCAAAGGTCGGAGAAAAGATAAAGAAGCGTTTGAGCATGAG GTATGGCGGGAATGAGTCGTTTTCTGTGgctcctccacttcctgGAGCCCCCGATTTCCTAATGGCTGATCCGTACGAAGGCCTCGACATTGCAACACCGGGGGACGATTTGGCCGCTTCCCCATTTGGGCGGTATGGCTCTTCAGATTTGAAGGAATCTAGCATCCAGCCGTTCCAACCTCTTGATACTCAAGAGCAACTTGCAGATGAAAGCATTCGACGCCGGGGGGCCGCAGATGCTACTATAGAGGAAGAGTGGAATTTAGAAGATCTCAGTAACGAGAAAATGAACATTCAAGCCTACACTAAAAAGGTTTTGACGGGtgcagatgaagaggaaaagcgAAGATTTGTGGCTGCTCTAATGAGAGAAAAGCAATCAAACAAGAAAGAGTTACAAAGAACTGTTTTTAAACA CTATGCGGAATTCGTCGCGATATCTAAAGAAATATCTACCTTGGAGAACGACATGCTTGAACTCAAAGAATTATTAGGGCAATGGAAGGATTTGCCCCAGTTGATGGGAATGGAAGATACTTTAGCACCTACACTCGACCGCAATGGCAACA TGGAGCGACGTCGCACACAACGCAACTCTGTCTTTGACCTTCAAAACCTCTATCGTAATCAGTTAACCCAACTGTGGTCTATCGTCGAGGGTTCCCAGAAGTATCTACCCGTGGTACCTGGCCGTCACCTTGTCTTCGAGCTTCATAATGTCGTCGAGCTCAATCCCGCTACTTACAAACTTAAACAAAATGTTAGCATTTTCCTGTTGAACGACGTGCTTTTGATAGCTggcaagagaagaaataAGGGCAGCTCAAGCCCCGGTGTAGGGAGCGAGAAGGATAGGGATAGAGGCAGGATGGTTGCTGAGCGATGTTGGAATCTGATTGAACTGGGAATTGTCGATGTCAGGGACGGTGGCG AACTGGTCAACATTGTCAAGGTTCACCGGGGAAAAGAACATTGTGTCTATAAAACTCAAAAATCAGATGACAAAAGGGCACTTATTAATGCCTTCAGACAACTATCTCGAGAAGTCAacgaaaagaagaggaaggatagCGAGAAAGAGCAAGAGCGAAGAAAGACTATGTGGTCAGGCGAT aatgggaatggTGCTAATACTCCTGGACATCCTCTTTCAACCATCGGGCTCTCCATGGCAGACTCGAAGGATCTTCGGTGGATTGATGAGTACGCCGATGAGTTAACAATGGCCATTGCCATTCGAGATTGGGAAGGATCAGTGAAATTAGTCGAAAAAG GTCAAGCTCTCTCGAAGTCCATCGAATCTGACCCCGCCACCCATTCCCTCCTCGTATCTCGCCTCGAACA TATCAAGTGCGATGGCGATGTTAGCATCTACATCAATGAACTGGCTGTGGTGATCTTTACCATTATCAGGCATACCAGCGACTGGTACATGAACGCTTTCAAAGAAAACAAGATGGCGTCCG GCTTTGTGACGTGGGCGAAACAGCAAATTGAAACGTTTGCGGATCTTTTCAACCGTCAGGTTGATGCGCCCAACATCAGTCAATCCACAGTTGATGAATCCTTGCACGTTACAGCCACGCAGAATCGGAAG TTGCTACGAGATGTGGGGCTCGATTtcactttccttctctcttcccttctgCGACCCTCATCCAGTCCTTCAGACCACCATCATTCCGTATTCACCTCTTTGTCCCCTTTACCAGGAAATAATTCAGAAGCCGCCACATACTTTGGCTCTTTTCCTGTAACCAAGGAATCTGGCACTGCACCCGGTCAATCCAGTTCGATGAGGCGGGAGAGAAGCGGCAGCTCTACCAAAAATAGTGTTGTTTCTTTAAACGCTCATTCTCGACCAAGATTGCCAAGTGCGGGAGCTAGCAGtagtggaggagaaagcGGAAGAGCGACACTGAACATCGGAGAAACCAGAGAGCCATCACTAAGTCTGCCACCTCGAAGCGAAAAGCGAGGGAGGGCCCCGCCGAGGTCCTCTATGGAAAGGTATTTGTAG